DNA from Mucilaginibacter mallensis:
ACTCAAATATTGGAGGCGCACGCATTAATACAGATTATAAACTAAGTAAATACCTTACCATAGGCGAGCAAATTGATGTATCTCAACGGATAACTTCTCCACTGGTTGGCGCCGAGGCCGATTTGCATAATGCGCCGTTCCGCACGCAGCCTATTATCCCTGTTTATAACCCGGATGGAAGCTGGGGAACAGAGCCTCCAGGATATAAAATTGCTTTTGGAGGGCCGAATCCTTTAGGGGCAGTTAATTCAGCGGGTGCACAGGATGTGAAAAATAATTTCCAGGGAAATGCATATGCTGATGTGAAACTTCCTTTTCACCTGGATTTCAAGACCACTTTAGGATACAGCTATTTTTTAGAAACAACTGATTTTTATCAGAACTCCTATAATTTTGGCCCTGTTGCATCTTCAACTAATGGCCTTAGTAAATCCTATGCGCAAAGCAGTCAGTTACTCACCAATTATGTGTTAACCTATAATCAAAGTTTTGGAAAACATAATATCAGTGCCTTAGCAGGCTACGAGCAGATCGTTAATAAAACAAATAACGTCTATTCATCAATGAGTTCAATAGGTGAACCCGGTTATTCATATATTCAAACTTCTGCTTCATCTCTGGCCCTTTCAGGTACATATGACCCTCAAGGGCTTATAAAATCGCAATTTGCAAGGGTGAATTACAATTATAACGAGCGCTATTATTTATCTGGTTCTATAAGGCAGGATGCTAATTACGATGTGTTTGGACCTGATAAACAAAAAGGTGTATTTCCGGCGGTATCTGCCGGCTGGACAATCAGTAACGAGCCTTTCTTTAAAAAGTTATTGCCATCTATAAATAGCCTGAAATTTCGCGGAAGCTATGGACAACTTGGTAACTCCAACGTTTCGCCATATTCATTTACTTCAACCTATAGCCAATTTAATAATGCTAATGGTTATTCTGTTGGTGCACAAGGTTTCGCTCCTGGTCAGCCATTTCAAATAGCAAATACTTTAACTGGCATACCTAATCCAAATTTGCATTGGGAAACAATTACTGAAACTAATTTGGGCCTGGATGGAGAAGCTTTACGTGGCAGTTTATATTTCACAGTTGAAGTGTATAACAAAAAGACTTCTGATTTAATTTATCAATTACCATTATCAGCAAGTTCAGGATTCACTCAACCATATATTACAAATATCGGGGATGTTGACAATAAAGGAGTTGAATTGATGGCAGGTTATCGTAATAAAATTGGCAAGCTCGGTTTTGACGTAAGTGGAAATATAAGCTATAATAAAAATAATGTAACCAAACTAAGCGGCGCTGCAACTGATGCTGTTTATGGTGGCTATAATTATTACAGCATGGGTAATACCAGCTTTAGTCAAATGCCTAACCAACAATTAACAATTACCAAGGTAGGCCTTCCTTTTGGTGAGTTTTATGGATACAAGGTGTTGGGAATATTTTCAAATGAGGCCGACGCTCAAAAGCAAGTTGTTAATGGTCATAAAGCTGATATAGGAGACTTGGAATACCAGGATTTAAATGGTGATGGCAAAATTGATCAGAATGACAGGCAGCCAATTGGAAACCCCAACCCTAAATTTGTTTATGGATTTAATATCCGCCTTAACTATGCCGGATTTGATTTAGCCGCATTATTTAATGGCGTTGCCGGCGTACAACTGTTTAATGGCGTAAAAGCCTATGAACAATCGCTTTTCCAGGATGGGAATACTACATCGCAGGTCTTCAACGATTCTTTCTTAGGTTCAAACGGCCTTACATCGCAACCCAGGTTGCTTAGCCCTACTCCCGGAGGCGGAAATGCGTTGGATGCAAACCAAAATTACTCTTCTGTAAACAGCTATTTTGTTGAAAGTGGCGCTTATGTGAAGCTTAAAAACCTGCAATTAGGATATACTTTTTCTAATAATACTTTAAAACAGGTCAGCATTAAAAGCCTGAGGGTTTTTGTAATGGCAAACAATGTATTCACCATCACAAAATATAAAGGCCTTGATCCTGAGCTGGGTAGTGCATTTACTACAGGTGGTACTGTTAGTCCTACTACGCAGGGTATTGATGCGGTAACAAATTATCCTCAGGCCCGTATTTTTTCAGCAGGACTTGATGTTAGTTTATAGTAATAACCTTCAAAATTTATTAAAATGATAAAGAAAAAATATATAGCTGCACTCGCATTTATCTTGATAGCGGGATGTAAAAAAGCCCCGGTTAACGTTGGGCCTCCAAATCAATATAGCAGCAGTAATTACCCTACAACTATTACACAACTGCAAACAGTCCTGGTATCGTGCTACTCTGATTTGCGGGATGTTGGCCTGTTTGGGTTTGACTTTTTGCCAAGGATGTTGGGACAATCAACGCATGTGCTTAACGGAAATCCTTTTTCATTTACCGGCGAAATGGCGGCTAACAACCTTACCGTAGGAGATGGAGGTGCACAGGAAACATGGAACGCCTTATATGTAGGTGTAAAAAATTGTAACGTTACTATTTATTCAGCAGGTGTATTATTAAAAACAAACCCATCTGTAGATCAGGCAACTGTTAACCTGATAATTGGCCAGGCTTATTGCCTTAGGGGATGGTATTATATGCAGCTTGAATGTTTGTATGGCGAAGCATATATGCAGGCAGGCGGTGTAAACGGCGACAAACTCGGAGTTCCGTTATATACTGAAGTGCCTCAAAGTTTAGCTGCAACACAAGTAGCACGCAGCCCTGTAAAAGATGTATGGGCATTAATTATAAGTGATGAAAAACAAGCCGCAACATTACTTAAAGGACAAGTTTGGCCTTCTACCGATGAGGCACGGGCCACTGAATGGGCGGCAAAAGGGTTGTTAGGTAAAGCTTACGTTTATACGCAGGACTGGGCCGATGCCAAAGCCACTTTAATTGATGTTATAACAAACAGCGGTAAATCATTAATGCCGTATGCCACCTACCATAATGCGTTTAATGGTGCTAATAAATTCAACACCGAATCATTGCTTGAGTTATATATAGATCCCAATCCACAAGGAGGGTATGGTATTTATAGTGGTAATGTTTCAAACTCGGCAACTATTGATGGGCTTCTATGGCCGCCTGTTACTTTTGGCGGATATAATGGGTCAACCCCTTATAACGGGACAAACAACTCAGTACAGTTTTTGGGTTATGGCGGCAATTTTTACATTCATGATCAGAATATTTTGCGTTTTGGTTATACGCTTGGGAACTACTCGTTGGTTGCTAATCCTAAATATAATGCAGCTGTAGGACCCACTTATTACAATCAGCAGCAGGTAATCGACCCAACGTATCAGCACGCCGCCTTGCAGGCAAGAACAAACAACACTACCGACCCGCGTTTATATGTAAATGCCCTGCAACCCCGGGTTGATTCAGTGCAATTTGATGGCATACATTGGGCGCTGATTGCAAAGAATCCGATTTCAGAGAATCCGATTGTAGAAACTCCACAATCTCCGGCATACGGATGGTCGCTGAGAAAATATTCGCCAATTGATTATAATATATCTGCGAACACTACTGTTACTTCAGATAAATGGGATTACTACCTGCTTCGTTTAGCGGATGTTTATTTATTATATGCTGAGGCCTGCATAGGTTCTGGCGACAATATAAATGGGCTTGAATACCTCAATAGAATTAAACGCAGGGCTTATAGTTTACCTATAACTACACCATCGGTTGTCGATTATAAATCACTAACTGATGCTACACCTGCTGCTAATCCTGTTAGCCCTGATCCTGTTTTGGGTCATAATCCTTTATACTACGAACGCTGGGCTGAATTATTTAACGAAGGCACCTGGTGGTTTGATGTATGCAGGTGGAAATTGGGTGATTCGGAAGCGGCATATTATAAATCAGCCATAGGAGTTCCTAGTCCGCTAACTTTTACCGATAGTAAATCGTATGTATGGCCTATTCCATTGACTGAGATTAACAGTAATAGTAAAATCACTCAAGCCGACCAAAACCCAGGGTATTAATTATAGTTGGTTAAGTGCGGAGCCCCTAAAAAAGGCTTCGCGCTTTTTATCCATTCCCCCAACAAATAGCCATATGCAGTTTAAACACTCAGGGAGATATACAAAATGCTCTCAGTTACTTCTTTTGCTCTTATTTTTCATCAACTGCTCCGTTCATGCGCAGGATTCATTAAAGAATTTGCCTGAATACAGCTTGCCATTAACCGGTGAAAAACTGGTTATAGCCCACTGCATGACTAATATTATCCGCTATAAAGATCACCCCTATGAAGATAGCGGCAACCCTGATTTTTATGATAAAACCGGAAATATTACAGCGCCACTGGGCGGTTTAACACAAGTTAAGCCAATGGCAAATGACCTGATGGCCAATGCTACGCTGGATGAATCGGTTGAGTTTGAGATGAGGGCGGCCATACGCTCAGGGATAGATGGGTTTCAATTTTATTATGTTTTGGGCCTTCCGGATTGGGATAATATTATAAAAGCCTATTTCCGCGTAGCTGAAGCAAAACACCTCAATTTTAAATTCACAGTCTGCATCTCCCACCCTAACGGCGGTACCGAGGCTTTAAAGGTAGCCGAATATGCAAGGCGTATTAATGGTATAATGGACGAGGTAGGCCATAATAACCCGCACTGGCTGCGCACACCCGATGGCAGGCTGGTAGTTTACCAGTGGCTAGGCGATGGACTTGCGGACATACCTGCCGATAAACAAGGCTTACCCGATCAATTTTATATAGCACGGGCCTATAAAAGACTAGCGGATGATGTACATGAACGTTTTGCCTGTGTATATACCATAAACACCATGATAAACAAGCAAAAGCTGGATGATATACTGGATTATTTCCCTGCGGTATGGATCTGGACGTTGCCTTATAGTAACGATTATCTTGGCAACATGGTGGCTGATGAGTGCAAAGCACGCAACCGCAACTTTACAGGATCTGTTTTTTCGGATTTCTATACTTCCAAATTATTAAAAAAAGGAACCTGGGATATGTATCACACAGCAAATGAAGCTGCAGACGCAGGTATAAGCAATGTTGAACGCAAGTATATAATAACCGGCTTATCCTATAATTTCCGTAAGCTGTTTGAGTTCGGCATAAAACAGAATGTGCCCATTATAAATGTTATAACCTGGAACGATTATCCCGAAGGGCATCACCTTGCCCCCGAAATAAATCATAACGATGGTTTCTCCATCCTGCTCAATTATTATAAAAGTGTGTGGAAAGACTTGCCATCACCTTATAGCGACAGGGACGTAGCCGTTGTTTTCTTTAAAAAATACAAACATAATATTACGCCTAAACCTTACAACATACCGGTAAAAAGCTTTCAACGGGAGGTTATACCCACTGTGTGGGAAGATTCAATTGAAGTGGTAACACTGTTGAAAGCTAAAGGCCGGTTAAACGTTAACGGGCAATATAAAGAGGTTGCCGCAGGCTTGGTTTCAACAAAATTTAAGATGAGTGACGGGCCGGTAAACGTATCTGTTTCGCGAAATGATATAGTAACCGTGCATTTTACCACACCCGAAGGAATTACCAGCCACCCGTATCGTGCGGACAGGCTCACCTATAGTTTTAGCAGCGAATTTAACCGTTTTTACAAAGACCTCTATCCCGGCTTTACACCGGAGTATTCGCACGAATACAATCCCGGCTTTGTTAAAAGCGACCAGAATAATTAATAACAAATAAGTTTTAGCCGGAATACGGCCTAAACAATAAACTGATACCACAATGAAAAAATTACTTACCTGCATCATATTAAGTCTTTTTGTGTTCAACCACCTAAAGGCCCAATCGCAGCCAACAACCGTCAGCATGAATAAAGTTAAGCTGGAGTTTATGATGGATGCCGACGGTCGCCCAACATATGCCATATACTACGACCAAAAGCCGGTGATAAAGCCATCACATTTAGGCATCAAAATATTGAATGATGTTGGCATGGACAGCAACTTCGTGGTAACGGGCACCGAGAAAACAACTGTTGATGAACAATGGAAACCAGTTTGGGGAGAGGTAAGCAATATCCGCAATCATTATAACCAGGTAACTTTTCATCTCAGGCAACAAAATAAGGCTGGCAGGTTATTGGATATTGTTTTCCGTGTATTTGAGGATGGCGTAGGTTTCAGGTATGAATTTCCTAAACAGAATAATCTGAAATATTTCATCGTATCAGATGAAGTAACGGAATTTGCCTTAGCCGGTAACAATAAAACATTCTGGATCCCTGGTGATTATGATACCAACGAATATCCTTATACTACATCAAACATCAGCGAGATCAATAACCAGCATATGGTTAATTCATCCGACGATATCGCGGTTAGGGTAGCGCCTGATAAATATGCTGTGCAAACTCCGTTGATGATGAAAACACCAGAGGGATTGTATATCAACATACATGAAGCTGCTTTGGTAAACTATTCGGCCATGCAATTGCATGTGGATACCAGCACCTATAAGCTAACCGCCAGTCTGGTACCCGATGCATTGGGCAATAAGGCATACATCGGCACACCTTGCCACACGCCTTGGCGCACCATTATAGTAAGTAATAAAGCTACCGATATACTGGAATCAAAAATGATCCTCAATTTAAATGACCCATCAAAAATTGAGAATACATCATGGATAAAACCAATGAAATTTGTTGGCGTATGGTGGGAAATGCAAACTGGTAAAAGCACCTGGAACTATTCGGCACGTGCCGATACGGTTGGTGCAAATGGACTGCTCATCCCCAATGGCACACATGGCGGCAACACCGCTAATGTGGAGCGGTATATTGATTTTGCCGCAAAAAATGGCATACAGGGTGTACTGGTTGAAGGCTGGAACTACGGCTGGGAAGAATGGTTCGGTAACTGGAAAGAGCATGTATTTAGCTTTGTAACCCCCTACCCTGATTTCGATGTAGATGCCATAACCAAATACGCCAAAGCAAAAGGAGTGGTTATGATCATGCATAATGAAACCTCAGCCTCGGCTACTGATTACGAACGGCAAATGGATACGGCTTTCAGGTTCATGAACAAGTATGGCTACACTTCGGTTAAAACCGGGTACGTGGGCCGCATTATCCCACGCGGTGAGCACCACGATGGTGAATGGATGGTGAACCATTACGTTCGTGTAGCCGAAAAAGCCGCCCAGTACCATATAATGCTGGATGCACACGAACCGGTTAGGCCTACAGGCTTGCAGCGCACCTATCCTAACTGGATGGCTTGTGAGGCTGGTCGTGGTAATGAATATAATGCCTTTGGGCACGGCAACATGCCGGAGCATGAAACCATAATGCCTTTTACCCGCTTTATGGGTGGCCCGATGGATTATACCCCCGGCATATTTAAAGTACAGGATTTTACAATTCTGCCTGGCAAACGGGTTCATACAACCCTCGTAAAACAGCTGGCCTTATATGTGGTACTTTATAGCCCGATACAAATGGCAGCTGACCTGCCGGAGAATTATGAGAAATACATGGATGCTTTCCAGTTTATTAAGGATGTTGGGGTTGATTGGGATGATACCAAAGTTATTGCCGCTGAACCCGGCGATTATATTACCACTGCACGTAAGGAAAAAGGCACCGAAAACTGGTTTATTGGCGCCGTTACCGATGAAAATGGCCGCGATGAAGTAGTTCCCTTGGATTTTTTGAATAAAGGAACCCAATACGTTGCCACCATCTATGCTGATGCTCCCGATGCCGACTGGAAAACCAATCCTGAAGCCTATAAAATCACTACATATATAGTGGATGCAGGCACTAAACTCAAATTAAAACTGGCTCCGGGTGGCGGCGCTGCTATCAGCATAAAACTTACTACAGCTGATACTAAAGGCATAAAGAAGTATAAATAAAAAAGTAAGCCGGGTAAACAAAATGAAATAGTCACTACAATATACAATGAGGTGTTTTATAACTTTGGCCATCTTATTTTACACCCCATATTGTGGAACATATACTTGATAACCTGGTTTGGAATGCTTTAAATTCCGGCAATAAACATCTGGCAAACGGCAATGAAAACGTTAAATATTTTGCCAAGGAAGTATCACCCTTTGTAGGCCTGAAGGAAACAAACGATGATAACTTTCAACTCCTGTATGATACCATCCCTTTTGATGGTTTCTTCGGGTTCGTAACAAATAATGAGGTCTCGATCCCGGCTCCCTGGAAAATTGCCCGGCACATAAATGTTTTACAAATGGTATTTGATAAACCACTGGAAACTGTTGCCGCAAACCATGAAATTATCTCCTTAGGCGAACATAATGTACCTGAAATGCTTACCCTAACGCAATTAACCAATCCCGGTCCATTTGCAACGCGGACCATCGATTTCGGTCATTACCGGGGTATTTTTAAGGAGAATAACCTGGTAGCCATGGCAGGGCAGCGCATGAACCCTTATCAATATGCAGAGATCAGCGCAGTTTGTACACATCCCGATTATTTAGGAAAGGGTTATGCCAAACAACTGCTTTTAAATCAGATGCACAGGATAAAAGAAGCTTCGGGAATTCCGTTTCTGCATGTATTAGCTGAAAATACAAGAGCTATAAATGTTTATGAAAGTCTGGGATTTGAAACCCGTAAGGAAATTTCCATCTATATCATCCAAAAAGAATCTGCCTGATAGTAAAATGTGAACTCAAAGTCATTTATCGAAACCTGACAATGAGTGCACATCATAAGCTTTATTTTTGAATATGTATTCTAAAGAATTAAGCGACCTATCCTATTCAGTACTTGATTTGGCAACTGTTGTTGCCGGACAGACTATTCAAGGTACCTATCATAATAGCCTTGAAATAGCTCAACAGGCTGAAAAATCAGGTTATACCCGTTATTGGTTTGCCGAACACCATAATATGGCAAATGTTGCCAGCTCTGCCACCGCTGTTTTAATAGGCTATGTTGCAGGTGGTACTAAAACTATCAGGGTTGGATCCGGTGGTATTATGCTGCCTAACCACGCGCCATTAATCATTGCCGAACAATTTGGTACGCTAGCCTCTTTATACCCCAACCGTATCGATCTGGGCCTGGGCCGCGCACCGGGCACCGACCAGGTAACAGCTATGGCTATCCGTGGTGAAAACTTCCATGCTTCGCATTATTTTCCCGAGGATGTACAAAGCCTGCAAAACTTTTTTTCAGCAGATAATTATGATGCTAAGGTCCGCGCCATCCCCGGCGAAGGGATTGATATACCCATATGGATCTTAGGTTCAAGTACGGATAGCGCAAGACTTGCTGCCGCTAAGGGATTGCCTTATGCATTTGCCAGTCACTTTGCCCCCACTTATTTTTTGGAAGCGATTGAGCTTTACCGCCGAAACTTCAAGCCATCAGAACATTTAAAAGAACCTTATGTAATGGCCTGTGTGAATGTGGTAATGGCTGACACTGATGAGGAAGCTGAATACCTATCAACCTCGGTAAAGCAACTATTTATGGGCATAGTAACCGGGAAAAGAAAACCATTACAGCCGCCTGTACATGATATGCGTACCGTTTGGAACGACATTGAAAAGGAAGCCGTTATGCAGATGCTGGCCTATTCTTTTATAGGCGGACCGGAAAAGATAAAAAGAGACATGCAGGCCTTTATTGATAAAACAGGAATTAACGAGGTAATGGCAACTTCGCATATATATGACCATAAAGCGCGGTTAAAATCATACCAACTGCTTGCAGAGGCTTTAAAGTAACGTAGACTTTAAACAAGAAAGCCTGATGTAATCCATCAGGCTTTCTTTGTTTTATATAGATTTCTCGGTTTATGACATTACCAGTTCACCAAGTGCTTCTTTACTAAAGCCTTTTAACTCATCGGTACGGCCTTCTTTTATTTTTTGAGGCCAGAAAGGATCAGCCAATATTGGCCTGCCTACGGCTACTAAATCAAAATCGCCCCTGTCCATGCGTCTAACTAACTCATCCAATGAGCTAGGCTCAGAACTTTCACCGGCAAATGCGCCGAAGAAATCGCCTGTTAAACCTACCGAACCAACGGTGATAGTAGCTTTACCGCTAACCTTTTTTACCCATCCGGCAAAATTCAGGTCAGAACCTTCAAACTCTGGCTCCCAAAAGCGGCGTTGCGAAGCATGAAATATATCTATACCTGCATCAGCTAGAGGGTTTATCCAGGCTTCCATTTCCTGCGGGGTTTTAGCTAATTGATTAGTATAAGCCGACGGTTTAAATTGCGATAAACGTATAATAACGGCGAAATCTTCACCCACACGTTTTCTCACTTCTTTTATAACCTCAATAGCAAAACGGCTGCGCTCAGGCAAGGTTTTACCACCATAAATATCAGTACGTTCATTTGTACCTTCCCAAAAAAACTGGTCGATCAGGTAACCATGTGCGCCATGTATCTCTACACAATCAAAACCTAAGCTTTTAGCGTCGGCCGCTGCCTGGCCATATGCTTTAATAACATCGGCAATATCACTTTCGGTCATGGTTTTACCATTGTTAAAACCGGGGCGATTCAAACCTGATGGCCCTTCAAATGGTTCAGATGGCACCCAACCCGAACGATGATTGTCCATAATGCCCATATGCCAGATCTGAGGCCCCATGGCACCACCAGCGCTATGCACACCATCAATTACGTTTTTCCAGCCGGCCAATGCTTGTTCACCATAAAAATGAGGAATATTAGCATCATTTGATGAAGATACACGGTTAATTACCGTTCCTTCTGATAAGATCAAACCAGCTTCGCCTTCGGCCCTTTTACGGTAATACGCGGCAACGTCAGCTGTAGGAATGCCATTAGGCGAAAATGAACGCGTCATGGGCGCCATAACTATGCGGTTCTTTATATTTAATGATTTGAGGCTAAATGGCCTGAATAAGCTATCGGTATTCATATATGTATGTTTAATTTTTTAAATTTCTGATTGAATTAATTGACTTAAAGCTGCAAATGCTTCTTCGTTTCTTTTGTAATAGGTCCACTGCCCTTTACGGGTTGAGGTAACCAGGCCTGCACGCTGTAAAACAGATAGATACTCTGATACTGTAGATTGCGTAAGCCCTGTTTTTAGCTGGATCTGACCAACGCAAACCCCATCGGCATAGCCATGAACTGCTTGTTCCGGAAAACTAAACTCAGGGTCTTTAAGCCATGCTAATATCTGCAGTCTGGTTTTATTGGAGAGTGCCTTAAAAATTTCTACCTGATCCATAGTACAAAGATATATCGATTATTCCCGATATACCAATTATCTTGAGGTTATGACGCTAAGCTGATATTGGAGGGTCAAACAAGGTTAAGCGGGTAACCTGATGGTTGCTGTTTATAGGCAGCTCTATAAAAAACTCTGTTCCCATATCTGCTTCGCTTTTAAACCATATTTTACCGTTATGGGCCTCCACAATTTGTTTGCTGATGTATAAACCCAGCCCATAAGGCTGCTCGCCCTGCGTGCCTTTACGTTTAGCAGTGGTAAACGGATCGAATATCTTATTTTGTATGATAGTTGGGATGCCCA
Protein-coding regions in this window:
- a CDS encoding SusC/RagA family TonB-linked outer membrane protein; its protein translation is MYKKQLLLKLLFCPLLLLMSLSTFAQAPITGKVTDEKGNPFPGVTIVIKGTTQGTNSDANGNYKINARGTDVLVFSGVGYGKQEITVGSKRVINVAMAEDLQQLNEVVVVGYGTQKRKDLTGSISSVKGEVFKDQPITNPIEGLQGRVAGVNIIENSAAPDAVPQVIIRGVASFYQPNPLYIVDGVRQADLNNLNPQDIVSMDIAKDAASAAIYGSAAAGGVILVTTKKGSGIGAPPSISFSSRYGITKPKLVQLLGTSDFIKLQNLVNPAFFAGATKTDTLANTNWVDLLYRNGTEQNYNLSVSGASANVNYLASGFYNQQTGIFIKNYSNIGGARINTDYKLSKYLTIGEQIDVSQRITSPLVGAEADLHNAPFRTQPIIPVYNPDGSWGTEPPGYKIAFGGPNPLGAVNSAGAQDVKNNFQGNAYADVKLPFHLDFKTTLGYSYFLETTDFYQNSYNFGPVASSTNGLSKSYAQSSQLLTNYVLTYNQSFGKHNISALAGYEQIVNKTNNVYSSMSSIGEPGYSYIQTSASSLALSGTYDPQGLIKSQFARVNYNYNERYYLSGSIRQDANYDVFGPDKQKGVFPAVSAGWTISNEPFFKKLLPSINSLKFRGSYGQLGNSNVSPYSFTSTYSQFNNANGYSVGAQGFAPGQPFQIANTLTGIPNPNLHWETITETNLGLDGEALRGSLYFTVEVYNKKTSDLIYQLPLSASSGFTQPYITNIGDVDNKGVELMAGYRNKIGKLGFDVSGNISYNKNNVTKLSGAATDAVYGGYNYYSMGNTSFSQMPNQQLTITKVGLPFGEFYGYKVLGIFSNEADAQKQVVNGHKADIGDLEYQDLNGDGKIDQNDRQPIGNPNPKFVYGFNIRLNYAGFDLAALFNGVAGVQLFNGVKAYEQSLFQDGNTTSQVFNDSFLGSNGLTSQPRLLSPTPGGGNALDANQNYSSVNSYFVESGAYVKLKNLQLGYTFSNNTLKQVSIKSLRVFVMANNVFTITKYKGLDPELGSAFTTGGTVSPTTQGIDAVTNYPQARIFSAGLDVSL
- a CDS encoding RagB/SusD family nutrient uptake outer membrane protein, with the translated sequence MIKKKYIAALAFILIAGCKKAPVNVGPPNQYSSSNYPTTITQLQTVLVSCYSDLRDVGLFGFDFLPRMLGQSTHVLNGNPFSFTGEMAANNLTVGDGGAQETWNALYVGVKNCNVTIYSAGVLLKTNPSVDQATVNLIIGQAYCLRGWYYMQLECLYGEAYMQAGGVNGDKLGVPLYTEVPQSLAATQVARSPVKDVWALIISDEKQAATLLKGQVWPSTDEARATEWAAKGLLGKAYVYTQDWADAKATLIDVITNSGKSLMPYATYHNAFNGANKFNTESLLELYIDPNPQGGYGIYSGNVSNSATIDGLLWPPVTFGGYNGSTPYNGTNNSVQFLGYGGNFYIHDQNILRFGYTLGNYSLVANPKYNAAVGPTYYNQQQVIDPTYQHAALQARTNNTTDPRLYVNALQPRVDSVQFDGIHWALIAKNPISENPIVETPQSPAYGWSLRKYSPIDYNISANTTVTSDKWDYYLLRLADVYLLYAEACIGSGDNINGLEYLNRIKRRAYSLPITTPSVVDYKSLTDATPAANPVSPDPVLGHNPLYYERWAELFNEGTWWFDVCRWKLGDSEAAYYKSAIGVPSPLTFTDSKSYVWPIPLTEINSNSKITQADQNPGY
- a CDS encoding endo-1,3-alpha-glucanase family glycosylhydrolase, which encodes MQFKHSGRYTKCSQLLLLLLFFINCSVHAQDSLKNLPEYSLPLTGEKLVIAHCMTNIIRYKDHPYEDSGNPDFYDKTGNITAPLGGLTQVKPMANDLMANATLDESVEFEMRAAIRSGIDGFQFYYVLGLPDWDNIIKAYFRVAEAKHLNFKFTVCISHPNGGTEALKVAEYARRINGIMDEVGHNNPHWLRTPDGRLVVYQWLGDGLADIPADKQGLPDQFYIARAYKRLADDVHERFACVYTINTMINKQKLDDILDYFPAVWIWTLPYSNDYLGNMVADECKARNRNFTGSVFSDFYTSKLLKKGTWDMYHTANEAADAGISNVERKYIITGLSYNFRKLFEFGIKQNVPIINVITWNDYPEGHHLAPEINHNDGFSILLNYYKSVWKDLPSPYSDRDVAVVFFKKYKHNITPKPYNIPVKSFQREVIPTVWEDSIEVVTLLKAKGRLNVNGQYKEVAAGLVSTKFKMSDGPVNVSVSRNDIVTVHFTTPEGITSHPYRADRLTYSFSSEFNRFYKDLYPGFTPEYSHEYNPGFVKSDQNN
- a CDS encoding glycoside hydrolase family 97 protein, whose amino-acid sequence is MKKLLTCIILSLFVFNHLKAQSQPTTVSMNKVKLEFMMDADGRPTYAIYYDQKPVIKPSHLGIKILNDVGMDSNFVVTGTEKTTVDEQWKPVWGEVSNIRNHYNQVTFHLRQQNKAGRLLDIVFRVFEDGVGFRYEFPKQNNLKYFIVSDEVTEFALAGNNKTFWIPGDYDTNEYPYTTSNISEINNQHMVNSSDDIAVRVAPDKYAVQTPLMMKTPEGLYINIHEAALVNYSAMQLHVDTSTYKLTASLVPDALGNKAYIGTPCHTPWRTIIVSNKATDILESKMILNLNDPSKIENTSWIKPMKFVGVWWEMQTGKSTWNYSARADTVGANGLLIPNGTHGGNTANVERYIDFAAKNGIQGVLVEGWNYGWEEWFGNWKEHVFSFVTPYPDFDVDAITKYAKAKGVVMIMHNETSASATDYERQMDTAFRFMNKYGYTSVKTGYVGRIIPRGEHHDGEWMVNHYVRVAEKAAQYHIMLDAHEPVRPTGLQRTYPNWMACEAGRGNEYNAFGHGNMPEHETIMPFTRFMGGPMDYTPGIFKVQDFTILPGKRVHTTLVKQLALYVVLYSPIQMAADLPENYEKYMDAFQFIKDVGVDWDDTKVIAAEPGDYITTARKEKGTENWFIGAVTDENGRDEVVPLDFLNKGTQYVATIYADAPDADWKTNPEAYKITTYIVDAGTKLKLKLAPGGGAAISIKLTTADTKGIKKYK
- a CDS encoding GNAT family N-acetyltransferase, with the translated sequence MEHILDNLVWNALNSGNKHLANGNENVKYFAKEVSPFVGLKETNDDNFQLLYDTIPFDGFFGFVTNNEVSIPAPWKIARHINVLQMVFDKPLETVAANHEIISLGEHNVPEMLTLTQLTNPGPFATRTIDFGHYRGIFKENNLVAMAGQRMNPYQYAEISAVCTHPDYLGKGYAKQLLLNQMHRIKEASGIPFLHVLAENTRAINVYESLGFETRKEISIYIIQKESA
- a CDS encoding LLM class flavin-dependent oxidoreductase, translating into MYSKELSDLSYSVLDLATVVAGQTIQGTYHNSLEIAQQAEKSGYTRYWFAEHHNMANVASSATAVLIGYVAGGTKTIRVGSGGIMLPNHAPLIIAEQFGTLASLYPNRIDLGLGRAPGTDQVTAMAIRGENFHASHYFPEDVQSLQNFFSADNYDAKVRAIPGEGIDIPIWILGSSTDSARLAAAKGLPYAFASHFAPTYFLEAIELYRRNFKPSEHLKEPYVMACVNVVMADTDEEAEYLSTSVKQLFMGIVTGKRKPLQPPVHDMRTVWNDIEKEAVMQMLAYSFIGGPEKIKRDMQAFIDKTGINEVMATSHIYDHKARLKSYQLLAEALK
- a CDS encoding NADH:flavin oxidoreductase, producing MNTDSLFRPFSLKSLNIKNRIVMAPMTRSFSPNGIPTADVAAYYRKRAEGEAGLILSEGTVINRVSSSNDANIPHFYGEQALAGWKNVIDGVHSAGGAMGPQIWHMGIMDNHRSGWVPSEPFEGPSGLNRPGFNNGKTMTESDIADVIKAYGQAAADAKSLGFDCVEIHGAHGYLIDQFFWEGTNERTDIYGGKTLPERSRFAIEVIKEVRKRVGEDFAVIIRLSQFKPSAYTNQLAKTPQEMEAWINPLADAGIDIFHASQRRFWEPEFEGSDLNFAGWVKKVSGKATITVGSVGLTGDFFGAFAGESSEPSSLDELVRRMDRGDFDLVAVGRPILADPFWPQKIKEGRTDELKGFSKEALGELVMS